Genomic DNA from Prunus persica cultivar Lovell chromosome G1, Prunus_persica_NCBIv2, whole genome shotgun sequence:
AATGGTTTCACTGATTCTACAACTACCTGTTTTCCATGGAAAAGAAGGAATTTACATTAAATAGACTGAGTTCAAATGGTCCTACAGGATGCCTCATTTGACACATATGCAAATTGCAATTGAAACTAGCGTCATTTAACATGAAAGAACTAATAGAATTTAGCGTTACTAGTGTTCTTACCCTCCCATCATAGGATAATGATGCAAAGATCCAAGGCTCGCGAGAGCTCCAAGCTAGGCCTGTAGTGTCAAGTAAAAATATTTAGTTTATGGTAGAAGTTCAGGTATATACCTACGGAGTTGCAGCAATTACCATAAATACTATCTTCATAGTCGCTGTAAGAGTTCAGCGATGGGTCAATCCGCCTAGTTGGTGAATCAACCAGGCTGCCAAAAACATGATAAGAACGACCAGTATAATCAAGGAATGTAATTAGTCAGCACAAAAAGTATTCATGGAACATCAGGCAAGAAAACTACCTTTCAGATATTGAGCCATCATTGCTAGATGGAGAAGCCAACCACAGGTTGACAGTTGAGTCTGTACCAGAACTCTGCAATAACATATTTTTATCAGAAAAGCTTCAATTTAATAAGCATGCAAACCAAGGTTTTTAGTCTCCTCAACAAAGTCAACATGtccagagaaagagagagaacaaacCAAAATCAGCCCGTCATACTCAGGGTTATACCTGACAGCCCACGTCCTGGAAACATTTCAATGGGTAACAATCAGAGCATTAAAGTTTGCAAGTATTGAAACTTCTTCAACACAAGTATGAGCATCCCAGAATTTTTGAACCATACACTGATACACAAAGGCTCATCAAGCAAAAACATGGTTGAAGAGACCAAAATGCAACAGTACACAAAATAGTTACCAGTGTGTGTGTCCAGGAAGCTCCTGGATAGGGACCTTTGGCTTCCTAAGATCCCATATGCGTATCCCAGATTCATCTTCTGCAGTAATCTGTAAAAGTGTTAACAATTTGCGGTATAGCAAAGGAACAAAAGGTAGTGATATGCGTCATattgagaaatgaaaaaaaaaaaaacacttcgtCTTGACTTGGAAGATACAAATGCATCATGTAAATCCTTGTTTGTGTGAAAATGTTCAAACGTCATTTTACTAATATTGTAAATAAATATCCATACAAAGTTGAAAGAAGATATATTTCTTATGAGATAAAAAGTACTGTTACTCATTTTCTATGCAACACAATAAACTACTAATCCATGTCTTTGTGTGAGTGCATGTGTACAGACATGCAAGTTACGTGAACATGAGCATACTCAGAGAATGGATAGAAAACTAAAATCTTACAAGCACGTGTTTCTTCTTCGGGTTATAATCAACATTGCGGACATGAGCATGCTCAACTGAATTTGTCTTCCTGCATATAAACAAGTACTATTATTGATCAAGAAAGGATATTGATGCCAAAACCTCAAACAAGTAACAGCCCCTCAAATAGTTTCCTTCATTCTTGGTTGATATAAATTCTAATTTGCAAGATGATGAGGCAGTCCATATAGCAGTATGGCAGTACCATGGTAGCCATTTGTACAAAATCCTTAGTTTGAGCTATTTCATTGAAGACACACTTCAAATGCCAAAGACAACATGTTGTGACTATCAACTGGAACATTAGTTTGTAAGAAACACTTGGCAATACTTTTGGTTCATTATAAATTTCCTCTGTTGAGAATCAATACAAAACACAAAGCCTGGAGTTGCAAATGACTAAGGACACTGTCTACAACAAAAGCTATTCGACTTATGTGCTGAATTtaccaaacagaaaaaatgAGGAAAGGATACATGCTTCAAACGCACACCTGACTTTTTAAGTTTTGGACATTCATGTTGGTCCTgattaacaaataaaagcaATGCAATTACATAgtatcaaaagaaaacatacttCATTGTCCGCAAATCCCAAAATTGGATGGATGATTCACAAGTTGCTGCAACAGCATTCATATCATGAGGATCCCATGCACCACCAGATAAGTAGTGCATGACGCCAGCAGACTCCTGTGATTGTACCTGGACCCAGAAAAAAGACCTAAATAAGAATCAGTCTGAAATTCAAAGTGATACTCCATCAACTACTAAGGCTTTTGTAGGAAAAGCTTTTAAGGTCTTAAAAGGCCCATAGGTTTCTTATGGTAACAAGATTGAATACAAAaattgtgagagagagagagagagagagaggacaaACATCCTGTCTTTTTTCCTCCCCCAGTTAGTCAATAATATGCATATTTTCTCCTTCTACAGTTCATGCATAGTAAATTTTGATGAAGCAGGAATCATATTAATTTCAAATcttggaaagagaaagaaaacttaTCCTAAAACATATACTATAACTGCAGATGATTGACAAGAGATCTCATCATCAattcattataaaaatacctgaGCAGCTTTTTTGGATAAATCTAAGCTCCACAGGGACAGATTTTCTTCATCAATGCTGATCAGCTTATCATGTCTTCCAGATGGCCACCAAAGAATGCTGTTCAATGCATATATACATTGAATAAGAGAGCCACAAAACAACATGGTAGGATCAATGAGTCCAACAGAGGATACACAGTTCATACCAAACTAAAtctcaaaacaaataagacAAGTTTAAGCTCAAGTTATATTCCAAGAAGTTATAACAATATAACACATGTTACCACAATAGTACATGAGTTACTTCAAAAGAGTGTATGATCCAAGAGCATTACATAAGCATCTTCCGTTTAAGCATATTATAAATGATTTTGTACCTTAAAACTTAATTATTAGAAGCAATGATTTATTAGTGGTCCTTTCAGTTtcattcaatatttttacacACTGTAATatacaaattaagaaaaaagaataaactGAAATTCATAAAATGCAATTGGGAAATTAAATATGCCCAGGGATAGACAAGGGTAGGCATACTGACCATTTAATCTTGCCAACTTGTGAGTCAAGGGAGGTAATTCTTTCCAACTGAGGGGAATTCAGTTCACCATATAACTCGGGGATCTGCCATATTGCTGCTCCATATGACTCACCTTCAAGTACATGGaattttatataaagaaaacaatCCCAATGTCCGACATACCAGATTTGCAgagaattgaaagaaaaaatatatacagaaaaaataaattaacagATGATGATTTCTAGTTAACATTATTAGCATAAACATATAGagcaataagaaaaataaaagagtaaACCATCCAACTAATAGTGGAAATATGTAATCAAAGTATTTTGGTGGATATACtcactcaaaaaagaaaaagaaaaagaaaaaaagaccaaaaagCTTTATTGAAAGGTTAAATGATATCAGGGGAAATACGACTCCAACACTCAACCAGCCGTCGTTGTTTATATTTGGATTTCAGCTATGCAATTGACAAGCTTATCCTAATGAGTTCAAATACCAAATTATGAAGCAAtcaaattcccaattttgactTTATGGACCACAGAACCACAAAACATGATCCAGCTTCAGGCATCACTAAGAAATCATTCACAATATGGCAACGCATAAGCATCAGGTTGAGCGCCAATCATATTGCAGCAACACAAAAGGTGggacaaacaaataaataaataataaaaaaagaaaaatggagaagaaattacctGTAGAATAAACAGTAGAGAAGATGCGCTGGTCGAATGGACAGGAAGCAAGGTCCCAGATCTCGTTGGGGTGGGAAAACAAACCCTCGCATACGAGTTCGGTTCCATCCGAAGAAAGCCGAATCAAATGCACCTATTCAATTTCAATCCCATTCATTAGATCAAATGCAcctattcaatttcaattccatTCATTAGATTAAAAGATCCAGATCCAAAATACAAACTcccattttatatatttatttataaaatttgtgGAAGACGAAGAAGGTGAacctcattttcttctttgagaCTGAGAGTGCCGGTGATGAAGCTAGTATGATCTGTGTCAGCTTTAACATCCGATATACATCTAGCCTGGACCTCTCAGAACACGGGGATATAGTTACAATCAGAAATTCAGAATCAGAGGGTTTATGAATTTGGGAAaggacaaaaagaagaagaacggAATTGACCTGGTATTTCAGACCATATCCGATGCCCGACGATCCTCCTTGCATGGCTGCTGCTGATG
This window encodes:
- the LOC18788630 gene encoding WD repeat-containing protein DWA2 produces the protein MQGGSSGIGYGLKYQARCISDVKADTDHTSFITGTLSLKEENEVHLIRLSSDGTELVCEGLFSHPNEIWDLASCPFDQRIFSTVYSTGESYGAAIWQIPELYGELNSPQLERITSLDSQVGKIKCILWWPSGRHDKLISIDEENLSLWSLDLSKKAAQVQSQESAGVMHYLSGGAWDPHDMNAVAATCESSIQFWDLRTMKKTNSVEHAHVRNVDYNPKKKHVLITAEDESGIRIWDLRKPKVPIQELPGHTHWTWAVRYNPEYDGLILSSGTDSTVNLWLASPSSNDGSISESLVDSPTRRIDPSLNSYSDYEDSIYGLAWSSREPWIFASLSYDGRVVVESVKPFLSRK